The Chryseolinea soli genome contains a region encoding:
- a CDS encoding SusC/RagA family TonB-linked outer membrane protein yields MNKKLLSFKNRLQASLGFGFMLMLFCQASLAQQISGKVISDDGEALPGVNVLIEGTTTGASTDGEGKFVLAVNDPNAVLVFSFIGYTTERRTVGTQTTINVTLTADLQKLAEVVVVGYGVQKKVNLTAAVATISAEDMVSRQSPNTISLLQGRTPGLQIVQNSGQPGLENNDIRIRGQSTFSNAGNNPLILIDGVEGRMDLLNPNMIADISVLKDAASAAVYGSRAANGVILVTTKKGKEGRLNIDYSYTYSSMKPSMKVDRVTDAVAYMELMNKAIDHSGKQPTWYYTPEMIQPYRDNPNSAQYPSYDWTDALIRTAPMHKHFLSLNGGKGGTTFNAGLGILDETGMLLATGYKRYDAQINFKTELSKFVTFGSDISIARGKRTDTAITAGSTIADLIDFNASEDQMLSAYAAPPVATPWLPDGSGRFTAYAYPNHGGNKNPIAIATDGGGKRADNTYLLFSPYLNFNILPGLTADVRGAFKFQEEMIKALIVSSYGNEFFPDANGVYKANASVWNGGTNSLAQRNARENQYTAYATLRYDKTFAGVHHFTGMVGYQQENYRYDRLEAYRTKLPSKTLWDLFAGAAAAQATSSNSYEWATQSVFGRINYDYKDKYLLEFSFRDDASSRFPSDNRIAFFPSVSAGWRLTQETFMSNLNWMDELKLRGSWGQLGNQNIGNYPYQNSLSISSEGTEQLDYNFGGTIAQGVSKRTTNNTKIKWETTSVADIGLDFSLFHSKLFGSVDWYEKRTSDILRALQVPDHMGLRAPTINDGIMKNTGWEFIIGHKNQIGKFGYSISANLETYKNTLVRYGNREIVGTNIRQEGLPFNEYYLLVQDGVYQNQAEIDNGPTPSYTSGLLPKPGDLKFKDISGPDGVPDGRIDLTYDRVPVKGAFPKFNYGFNVTATYGSFDLTVFIQGVYGRKTFVKDWGVSPFNQAAAPPSWWATKAWDGEGTSNSIPAVYVDSQYTPNNQNSTFWLGNSSYLRIKNVQLGYTLPAAWSQKVKMQHLRVFASGDNLHTFTKFFKGLDPERAAQPIPSTASSFGNQFNSTSTSVPTRAAIFPQPTIYSFGVRATF; encoded by the coding sequence ATGAATAAAAAACTACTAAGCTTTAAAAACCGGCTGCAGGCTTCTCTGGGGTTCGGATTTATGCTGATGCTCTTTTGCCAGGCCTCCCTGGCACAACAAATCTCCGGCAAAGTCATCTCCGACGACGGCGAAGCTTTGCCCGGGGTGAACGTGCTCATTGAAGGCACCACCACCGGTGCATCAACCGATGGTGAAGGAAAATTTGTGCTGGCCGTCAATGACCCCAATGCCGTGCTCGTATTTTCGTTTATCGGGTATACAACAGAACGCCGGACAGTCGGAACTCAAACGACTATCAATGTCACACTGACCGCGGACCTTCAAAAGCTGGCCGAGGTGGTGGTCGTCGGTTACGGTGTGCAAAAGAAAGTGAATCTTACCGCCGCGGTAGCCACGATTTCAGCCGAAGACATGGTCTCGAGGCAATCGCCCAACACGATTTCGCTTTTACAGGGCCGCACGCCCGGGCTTCAGATCGTCCAGAATTCAGGGCAGCCGGGCCTGGAGAACAACGACATACGCATCCGCGGGCAGAGCACCTTCAGTAATGCGGGGAACAACCCCCTCATATTGATCGACGGTGTGGAAGGCCGTATGGATTTGCTGAACCCGAATATGATCGCCGATATTTCCGTTTTGAAAGATGCTGCTTCTGCTGCCGTCTACGGATCGCGTGCCGCCAATGGCGTAATCCTGGTGACTACCAAAAAAGGGAAGGAAGGCCGTTTGAATATCGATTATAGCTATACGTACTCGAGTATGAAACCCTCCATGAAGGTGGACCGGGTTACCGATGCAGTGGCGTATATGGAGTTGATGAACAAAGCGATCGATCATTCCGGCAAACAACCTACCTGGTACTACACACCCGAAATGATCCAGCCGTACCGTGACAATCCGAATTCGGCGCAATACCCCAGCTATGATTGGACGGATGCGCTCATCCGCACGGCACCGATGCACAAGCACTTTCTGAGCTTGAACGGCGGCAAAGGGGGTACCACCTTCAACGCAGGCCTGGGTATTTTGGATGAGACCGGCATGCTGTTGGCCACGGGCTACAAACGCTACGATGCCCAGATCAACTTCAAAACCGAGCTGAGCAAGTTTGTTACTTTCGGCAGCGATATCTCGATCGCCCGCGGCAAACGGACCGATACCGCGATCACGGCGGGGAGCACGATTGCAGACCTCATCGATTTTAACGCGTCGGAAGACCAGATGCTGTCGGCCTACGCTGCGCCACCCGTTGCCACTCCCTGGCTGCCCGACGGAAGCGGAAGGTTCACGGCCTACGCCTATCCGAACCATGGCGGTAACAAAAACCCGATAGCGATTGCCACCGATGGCGGCGGCAAACGAGCCGACAACACCTACCTGTTGTTCAGCCCTTACCTGAATTTCAATATCCTCCCGGGCCTAACGGCAGATGTCCGTGGCGCGTTTAAGTTCCAGGAAGAAATGATCAAAGCCCTGATCGTTTCATCGTACGGCAATGAGTTTTTCCCGGATGCCAACGGTGTTTATAAAGCGAATGCCTCTGTCTGGAACGGTGGAACCAACTCGCTGGCCCAGCGCAACGCGCGGGAGAACCAATATACCGCGTATGCCACGTTGAGATATGATAAAACGTTTGCCGGTGTGCACCATTTCACCGGCATGGTGGGATATCAGCAGGAGAACTATCGCTACGACCGCCTCGAGGCTTATCGCACCAAGCTTCCCTCCAAGACGCTATGGGATCTGTTTGCCGGAGCTGCGGCAGCGCAAGCCACCAGCAGCAATTCCTACGAATGGGCGACTCAATCCGTTTTCGGACGAATAAACTATGACTACAAAGACAAGTATCTATTGGAATTCAGCTTCCGTGATGATGCTTCTTCCCGTTTCCCGAGCGATAACCGCATCGCATTCTTCCCTTCCGTATCGGCGGGATGGCGGTTGACGCAGGAGACGTTCATGTCGAACCTGAACTGGATGGATGAATTGAAGCTCAGAGGGTCGTGGGGGCAACTGGGTAACCAGAACATCGGTAACTACCCTTATCAGAATTCTTTGAGCATATCCAGTGAGGGCACTGAACAGCTGGATTATAATTTTGGAGGTACGATCGCGCAGGGTGTTTCCAAGCGCACCACGAATAATACAAAGATCAAATGGGAGACCACCTCCGTTGCCGACATTGGTCTTGACTTCTCTTTGTTCCATTCGAAACTATTCGGTTCGGTTGACTGGTATGAAAAGAGAACCTCGGATATTCTCCGGGCGCTGCAGGTTCCTGACCACATGGGGCTGAGAGCACCTACCATCAACGATGGCATCATGAAAAATACGGGATGGGAATTTATTATCGGCCATAAAAACCAGATCGGTAAGTTCGGTTACAGCATCAGCGCCAACCTTGAAACATACAAGAATACCCTGGTTCGCTATGGCAATCGTGAAATCGTAGGTACCAATATCCGGCAGGAAGGTTTACCGTTTAATGAGTACTACCTCTTGGTTCAGGATGGCGTTTATCAGAACCAGGCAGAAATCGACAACGGACCTACACCGTCGTACACCTCAGGGCTCCTTCCCAAACCCGGCGATCTGAAATTCAAGGATATCAGTGGTCCCGATGGCGTGCCCGATGGCCGTATAGATCTTACCTACGACCGCGTGCCGGTCAAGGGCGCATTTCCCAAATTCAACTATGGGTTTAACGTTACGGCCACCTACGGAAGCTTCGACCTCACCGTTTTTATTCAGGGCGTGTATGGTCGCAAAACATTTGTAAAAGACTGGGGTGTTTCGCCCTTCAACCAGGCTGCGGCGCCTCCAAGCTGGTGGGCAACCAAGGCGTGGGATGGCGAAGGTACCTCTAACTCCATTCCTGCCGTATACGTCGACTCCCAGTATACACCCAACAATCAAAACTCTACTTTCTGGCTGGGTAACTCGTCTTACCTGCGCATAAAGAATGTGCAGTTGGGCTATACACTCCCGGCAGCCTGGAGCCAAAAAGTGAAGATGCAGCATCTCCGCGTATTTGCATCGGGAGATAACCTGCATACGTTCACCAAGTTCTTCAAGGGCCTGGATCCTGAACGTGCAGCGCAACCTATACCGTCAACCGCTTCGTCGTTCGGAAACCAATTCAACAGCACAAGCACATCGGTACCGACCCGGGCGGCAATCTTTCCTCAGCCGACGATCTACTCTTTTGGTGTAAGAGCTACCTTCTAA
- a CDS encoding PAS domain-containing protein, giving the protein MSKKKGARKKDGQGSAPPGKALKKKKTALSPKNADKALRKSQQQLSLALKAAKMGLWEWDLRNEKIHWSQDVHRIFSVSEKAFDGTFESYLKLIHPDDKAFLLSTIKETLSERKRYYIRHRIVHKDGTVRWVEAQGDVVLNKKGKPVKLTGTVQDITDKKTDELEKEDWKTRYELVAASTGQVVYDYDTATGKIAWSSNIRAVFGYTGKDLKDIKKWVSLIHPRDREHASRELSRAEASLKPFDIQYRFKAKSGEYVFVHDRGFFITLPTGKVHRMLGAMEDITASVKTEESLVQSNRFKESLESALPGMFYVYDLATQKNVYINRNVLNLLGYTPEEIQRMGSSFITRLIHPDDLPAFPVWTTESFGEVKEIEYRMLSKSGEWKWFMGRDTAFQHDKHGKVTQIIGISQDITAKKENENRIHESEKSYRELFNLMGQEIYVLTSEGTFIDVNEGACREFGYEKEAFIGQTPAFLGVDDKHSGAFADEVLRLANLGIPQVTDWSGKKKNGDAFLKEVRIVKGSYFGKEVLIAAAWDITERKRTEDALRYSEHRFRNLIRNLNVGVLLRSPAAEVLVGNKSALQLLGISEDQLIGKTSFDPEWNVIHEDGTDFPNEQHPIHSVIRAHKPVLGVVMGVYHPKKKSRVWLYVNAEPILNVDGELKEVVCTFTDITERKKIEEELKESEQRFRTMQQASFGGIGLHDKGMIIDCNQGLCDITGYTREELVGMNGLLLVCPEYRQEVMGKILANFEKSYDVEGLRKDGTRYALEIQGKKIPYQGQVIRVTEFRDITERKLAAEKILEQNARLVAITEDMKRKNEQLEEFTQIVSHNLRSPVGNILTLLSFFESSEKEEERAEYLDLLKESGATTLRTLHELNEVLKIKQNKSLERQKVSFEDVLQNSKSMLSAKIAEVGALIHSDFAGAPVISYPNIYLESIFLNLLSNSLKYIRPNLKPEVWLKTYYKDGNTVLEVSDNGLGINLERYGHQVFKLHKTFHRHPESRGIGLFMIKNQIEAMGGEIAVQSQVNQGTTFIVNFDKYNFNDN; this is encoded by the coding sequence ATGTCGAAGAAAAAGGGCGCTCGAAAAAAAGACGGACAAGGTTCCGCTCCCCCCGGCAAGGCGCTGAAGAAAAAGAAGACCGCCCTTTCCCCAAAAAATGCCGATAAAGCCCTGAGGAAGAGCCAGCAGCAACTGAGCCTCGCCCTGAAGGCCGCCAAAATGGGGCTCTGGGAATGGGACCTGCGCAATGAAAAGATCCATTGGTCCCAGGACGTGCACCGCATTTTCTCGGTTTCGGAAAAAGCCTTCGACGGCACGTTTGAAAGCTACCTCAAATTGATCCACCCCGACGACAAGGCGTTTCTGTTGTCGACGATAAAAGAAACCCTGTCGGAGCGCAAGCGCTACTACATTCGCCACCGCATTGTTCATAAGGACGGTACCGTGCGTTGGGTGGAAGCGCAAGGCGACGTGGTCTTGAACAAGAAGGGCAAGCCGGTGAAACTTACGGGCACCGTTCAAGATATTACCGACAAAAAAACGGACGAGCTGGAGAAGGAAGACTGGAAAACGCGCTACGAGCTGGTGGCGGCTTCTACGGGCCAGGTGGTCTACGACTACGATACGGCTACTGGCAAGATCGCCTGGAGCAGCAACATCCGGGCAGTATTCGGCTATACGGGGAAAGACCTGAAGGACATCAAAAAGTGGGTAAGCCTCATCCATCCCCGCGACCGCGAACACGCCTCCCGCGAGCTGAGCCGGGCCGAAGCTTCCTTGAAACCGTTCGACATCCAATACCGCTTCAAAGCGAAAAGCGGTGAATACGTCTTTGTTCATGACCGCGGCTTTTTCATCACGCTGCCCACGGGCAAAGTGCACCGGATGCTGGGGGCTATGGAGGACATTACGGCCTCTGTGAAAACCGAGGAAAGCCTTGTGCAAAGCAACCGTTTTAAGGAAAGCCTGGAAAGCGCCTTGCCGGGCATGTTCTATGTCTATGACCTGGCCACGCAGAAAAACGTCTATATCAACCGGAACGTGCTGAACCTGTTGGGCTATACGCCCGAGGAAATTCAGCGCATGGGCTCCAGCTTCATCACGCGCCTGATCCATCCCGACGACCTCCCGGCTTTTCCCGTGTGGACCACCGAGTCTTTTGGTGAAGTGAAGGAGATCGAATACCGCATGCTCTCCAAGAGCGGCGAGTGGAAATGGTTTATGGGACGCGACACCGCTTTTCAACACGACAAGCATGGAAAGGTGACCCAGATCATCGGCATCTCGCAGGACATCACGGCAAAAAAAGAGAATGAGAACCGCATTCACGAAAGTGAGAAGAGCTATCGCGAGCTCTTCAACCTCATGGGCCAGGAGATCTATGTGCTCACTTCCGAAGGCACCTTCATCGATGTGAACGAGGGTGCATGCCGCGAATTCGGGTATGAAAAAGAAGCCTTCATCGGCCAGACGCCTGCGTTTCTGGGCGTGGACGACAAGCATAGCGGCGCTTTTGCCGACGAGGTGTTGCGGCTGGCCAACCTGGGGATCCCCCAGGTGACCGACTGGTCGGGCAAGAAAAAGAATGGGGACGCCTTTTTGAAAGAGGTCAGGATTGTGAAGGGCTCCTACTTTGGAAAGGAAGTGCTCATTGCCGCGGCCTGGGACATCACGGAGCGAAAGCGCACCGAAGATGCCCTGCGCTATAGCGAGCACCGGTTCCGCAACCTCATCCGGAACCTGAATGTGGGGGTGTTGTTGCGCAGCCCCGCGGCCGAAGTGCTGGTGGGCAACAAGTCGGCCTTGCAACTGCTGGGGATTTCGGAAGACCAGTTGATCGGCAAAACGTCGTTTGACCCTGAGTGGAACGTGATCCACGAAGACGGCACGGATTTTCCCAACGAACAGCACCCGATCCATTCGGTGATCCGAGCTCATAAACCCGTGTTGGGCGTGGTGATGGGGGTGTATCATCCGAAGAAAAAATCACGGGTGTGGCTCTATGTCAACGCAGAGCCTATCCTAAATGTGGATGGAGAATTAAAAGAGGTGGTATGCACCTTTACCGACATCACGGAGCGGAAAAAGATCGAAGAGGAGCTGAAAGAGAGCGAGCAGCGCTTCCGCACCATGCAGCAGGCATCGTTTGGTGGGATCGGCCTGCACGACAAGGGCATGATCATCGACTGCAACCAGGGGTTGTGCGACATTACCGGCTACACGCGTGAGGAATTGGTGGGTATGAACGGCTTGTTGCTGGTCTGCCCCGAGTACCGGCAGGAGGTGATGGGGAAGATCCTGGCCAATTTTGAAAAGTCCTATGACGTGGAGGGTCTGCGCAAAGACGGGACACGCTATGCGTTGGAAATACAGGGCAAGAAGATCCCTTACCAAGGTCAGGTCATCCGCGTGACCGAGTTTCGCGACATTACCGAGCGCAAGTTGGCCGCGGAAAAGATCCTGGAGCAAAACGCCCGGTTGGTGGCCATTACCGAGGACATGAAACGGAAAAACGAGCAGTTGGAAGAGTTCACCCAGATCGTGTCGCACAACCTGCGCTCGCCGGTGGGCAACATCCTGACGCTGCTGAGTTTCTTCGAGTCGTCGGAAAAGGAGGAAGAGCGCGCCGAATATCTGGACCTGCTCAAGGAGTCGGGCGCCACCACGTTGCGGACGCTGCACGAGTTGAACGAGGTGCTCAAGATCAAACAAAACAAAAGCCTGGAGCGGCAGAAAGTGTCGTTCGAGGATGTGTTGCAAAACAGCAAGAGCATGCTCAGCGCCAAGATCGCGGAGGTGGGCGCCTTGATCCACAGCGACTTCGCGGGGGCGCCGGTGATCTCCTACCCTAACATCTACCTGGAAAGCATATTCCTGAACCTGCTCAGCAACTCGCTGAAATATATACGACCCAACCTAAAACCGGAGGTGTGGCTGAAAACGTATTATAAAGACGGCAACACGGTGCTGGAGGTGAGCGACAACGGATTGGGCATCAACCTGGAGCGCTACGGCCACCAGGTTTTTAAACTGCACAAAACTTTTCACCGCCACCCGGAGAGCCGGGGTATAGGATTATTCATGATAAAAAATCAAATTGAGGCCATGGGCGGTGAGATCGCTGTTCAAAGCCAGGTAAACCAAGGCACAACTTTTATTGTTAACTTCGATAAGTACAATTTCAATGACAACTAA
- a CDS encoding two-component regulator propeller domain-containing protein, whose amino-acid sequence MIFRDPRSLFLALLFVLPGGVHWGYAQTQDFSFQHITIEQGLSQSTVYAVVQDTSGFMWFGTRDGLNRYDSRKIRTYRHDLEKEHSLSDNTIFSLYIDSRSRFWVGTNQGLNLYDPRTDGFTRIMLEEGQQGGKPMSPLAGNAVACMLEDRQKNLWIGTRNGLNVLKAGSTSFSFLRFTHADQDANSLAHNDVRSILEDGEGNLWVGTSAGLSKITTGQNGTYHFTSYQVPEWKPTASKTNEINSIVGDGKGALLIATENSGLLSFDPKTEQFRSLDWIGKPDEAVRVILKDKRTQDYWIGTIGGVYKINPEQGKFISLRNIPDDPGSVSDNSVRSLYADRDGSIWIGTFHGGVNMYSALSRQFQQVVQEGKLHFKVASALVADTDNNVWLGTEGSGLFLTNRRSGVTRHFKHLQDDPHSLSHNNVKCLLPDGHKGLWVGTIKGLNYYDFKTDKFTTFHHQPGHANALPDDAVYDLVQDRDGAIWIATYRGGLCKFDPHKNKFETFVPDAQDSTTLSSDGVTRLLLDTHQNLWVGTITGLNVKAPGQNSFRRYIHDPADTTTLSNNYILCVFEDRRHRIWVGTRDNGLNLLLPGQRGFKRFKMQQGLPGNTIYGIQEDRHGYLWISTDNGLSKLDPVDFSVHNFDRNDGLVCKQFNFNSYCKDGSGTMYFGGYNGVVVFRPEGISENQIVPNVTFVNFKLFNKDIPVDPAQGILEQDLNYTRELTMGYDQNIFSIEFAVLNYINSAKNQFAYKLAGFEEQWNITPEPVATYMNLNAGSYTLLVKGSNNDGLWNETPVSIKLKILPPPWKSWWAYSIYVGIFLALLYAWSRFHKKRMKLEHDLEIEYLEHKKQEELHQAKLSFFANIVHEIRTPLTLMTGPVEKLLEQYIGDVFLKKELSLVHSNTNRLQRLLNQLLDFHKQETGNVRIKVHEENIVEFIDEIQLSFQEYAQSRKVTLNFHPQEPVLKLWFDREELSKVFYNLLVNAFKFTPGGGTVSMAISREPELPGTDDFKVRITMEDNGLGIPALYLEKVFHRFYQAENSGMNGAGVGIGLALAKGIIDLHHGSVVVESKEATSDTTGFTRFTILLPSGCTHFSTDQIVPKTEAERYRCLDTVPENQASTEETVGKKQASQDKPLVLVVEDNDEIRAFVRDTLLPYYQVTESANGLQGLEIAVEQLPDLILSDVMMPRMDGLELVHKLKADPRTSHIPVILLTARGALNYKLEGFETGADDYLTKPVEIRLLLVKIKTHLRIREKLKEKYSRIVTLQPQDQEVENPDDKFLQKLMSALEENITNAEFNVTKLVREIGMSRPVLFRKVKMLTGLSVIDLIRNVRLKKAEMLLKQKKLSISEVAFTVGFSDPKYFSKSFRNHYGKSPSEYMEELS is encoded by the coding sequence ATGATTTTTCGTGACCCGCGATCGCTTTTTCTGGCTCTCCTTTTTGTCCTGCCAGGCGGCGTTCACTGGGGTTATGCCCAAACCCAGGATTTTAGCTTTCAGCACATTACCATCGAGCAGGGATTATCGCAAAGCACGGTATACGCCGTCGTGCAAGATACCAGCGGTTTTATGTGGTTCGGAACCCGCGACGGATTGAACCGGTACGACTCGCGGAAGATCAGAACCTATCGCCATGACCTTGAAAAGGAACATAGCCTTTCCGATAATACGATCTTTAGTTTGTACATCGACTCCCGGAGCCGTTTTTGGGTCGGTACAAACCAGGGTCTGAATCTGTATGACCCCAGGACGGATGGATTTACACGGATCATGCTGGAGGAGGGACAGCAGGGAGGTAAACCGATGTCACCCTTAGCCGGTAATGCTGTCGCCTGCATGCTCGAAGATCGCCAAAAGAATCTGTGGATCGGAACGCGTAATGGGTTGAATGTGCTGAAGGCGGGAAGTACTTCCTTTTCTTTTTTACGGTTCACACACGCCGACCAGGACGCGAACAGCCTCGCCCATAATGATGTACGCTCTATTTTAGAGGATGGCGAAGGGAATCTTTGGGTCGGCACATCCGCGGGCCTTTCAAAAATAACGACCGGGCAAAACGGCACCTATCATTTTACGTCCTACCAGGTACCGGAGTGGAAACCTACCGCATCAAAAACCAACGAGATCAATTCCATCGTCGGGGATGGAAAGGGCGCCTTGCTCATCGCCACCGAAAACAGCGGACTGCTATCCTTCGATCCGAAAACAGAACAGTTCCGGTCGCTGGACTGGATCGGAAAACCGGACGAAGCCGTGCGGGTAATTTTAAAAGATAAGCGTACGCAGGACTATTGGATCGGCACGATTGGCGGCGTGTACAAGATCAATCCGGAGCAGGGTAAATTCATTAGCCTGCGGAATATTCCCGACGACCCGGGTTCGGTGAGCGATAACTCCGTGCGCTCGTTATATGCCGATCGCGACGGGTCCATCTGGATCGGTACCTTCCATGGCGGTGTCAATATGTACAGCGCCTTGTCCAGACAGTTTCAGCAAGTCGTGCAAGAAGGGAAACTTCACTTTAAGGTGGCCAGCGCGCTGGTGGCCGACACCGACAATAATGTATGGCTTGGTACGGAAGGGAGTGGGCTGTTCCTTACAAACCGCCGCAGCGGCGTGACCCGGCACTTTAAACACCTGCAGGATGACCCCCACTCCTTAAGCCACAACAATGTAAAATGCTTGTTGCCCGATGGCCACAAAGGACTTTGGGTAGGGACGATCAAGGGATTGAATTATTATGATTTTAAAACGGATAAATTCACGACGTTCCACCATCAGCCCGGCCATGCCAACGCGCTCCCGGATGATGCCGTGTATGACCTGGTGCAAGACCGCGATGGCGCCATCTGGATTGCCACCTACCGGGGCGGGCTTTGCAAATTCGATCCGCACAAAAACAAATTTGAAACCTTTGTCCCCGACGCGCAAGACAGCACCACCCTGAGCTCCGACGGGGTCACGCGGCTGCTCCTGGACACGCACCAAAATTTATGGGTGGGCACCATAACCGGGTTGAATGTTAAAGCCCCGGGCCAGAATTCTTTCCGGCGCTATATCCATGACCCTGCCGATACCACCACCCTGAGCAATAACTATATTCTTTGTGTGTTTGAAGATCGCCGGCACCGGATCTGGGTGGGTACGCGCGACAACGGGTTGAATTTGCTGTTGCCCGGACAGCGCGGATTCAAACGGTTCAAAATGCAGCAGGGGCTTCCCGGCAATACGATCTACGGTATACAAGAGGATCGACACGGGTATTTATGGATCAGCACCGACAATGGATTATCGAAACTCGATCCGGTAGATTTTTCAGTGCATAACTTTGACCGAAATGATGGATTGGTCTGCAAGCAATTCAATTTCAATTCCTATTGTAAAGACGGATCGGGCACGATGTATTTTGGAGGGTATAACGGCGTGGTGGTGTTTCGCCCGGAAGGGATCTCCGAGAACCAGATCGTACCCAACGTGACGTTTGTAAATTTTAAACTATTCAACAAAGATATACCCGTCGACCCCGCACAGGGTATCCTGGAACAGGATCTGAATTACACCCGTGAGCTCACCATGGGCTATGATCAGAACATCTTCTCCATTGAGTTTGCCGTACTGAATTATATCAACTCAGCAAAAAATCAGTTTGCCTATAAACTGGCGGGGTTTGAAGAACAATGGAACATCACCCCGGAACCTGTGGCCACCTATATGAACCTGAACGCCGGGAGCTATACCCTCCTGGTGAAGGGCTCCAACAACGACGGGCTCTGGAACGAGACACCGGTCTCCATTAAATTGAAGATCCTGCCCCCGCCGTGGAAATCGTGGTGGGCCTATTCCATCTACGTTGGCATCTTTCTCGCGTTGCTCTACGCCTGGTCTCGGTTCCATAAAAAACGGATGAAGCTCGAGCACGACCTGGAGATCGAATACCTGGAGCATAAAAAACAGGAAGAGTTGCACCAGGCCAAGCTAAGCTTCTTTGCGAATATTGTCCACGAGATCCGCACCCCGCTCACCCTGATGACCGGCCCCGTGGAGAAATTACTGGAGCAATACATCGGCGATGTATTCCTGAAAAAAGAATTGTCACTGGTGCACTCCAATACCAACCGCCTGCAACGGCTGCTGAATCAATTGCTGGATTTCCATAAACAGGAAACCGGCAATGTGCGGATTAAGGTTCACGAAGAGAACATCGTCGAGTTTATTGACGAAATACAGCTTTCCTTCCAGGAGTATGCCCAGTCGCGGAAGGTGACCTTGAATTTTCATCCGCAGGAGCCGGTACTGAAACTCTGGTTCGACCGGGAGGAGTTGTCGAAAGTATTTTACAACCTGCTGGTAAATGCCTTTAAGTTCACACCCGGTGGAGGAACGGTGTCCATGGCAATAAGCAGGGAACCGGAGTTGCCCGGCACCGATGATTTTAAGGTCAGGATCACGATGGAAGATAACGGCCTGGGCATTCCCGCCTTGTACCTGGAAAAAGTATTTCATCGGTTCTACCAGGCAGAGAATTCCGGCATGAACGGAGCGGGCGTGGGGATTGGCCTGGCGCTCGCGAAAGGTATCATTGACCTGCATCACGGTTCGGTAGTGGTCGAAAGCAAGGAGGCTACCTCCGATACGACCGGGTTCACCAGGTTCACCATTCTTCTTCCATCCGGTTGCACCCACTTTAGCACGGACCAGATCGTACCGAAAACGGAAGCGGAGCGATACCGGTGTCTCGATACGGTGCCGGAAAATCAGGCATCGACCGAAGAGACCGTCGGCAAAAAACAGGCATCCCAGGATAAGCCTTTGGTGTTGGTGGTAGAAGATAATGACGAGATCAGGGCTTTTGTACGCGATACGCTGTTGCCGTACTACCAGGTAACGGAAAGCGCGAATGGGTTGCAAGGTCTCGAGATCGCCGTCGAGCAATTGCCGGACCTCATCCTCAGTGATGTGATGATGCCCAGGATGGACGGCCTGGAGCTGGTCCATAAGCTCAAAGCAGACCCGCGCACCAGCCACATTCCCGTGATTCTGCTCACCGCCCGGGGCGCGTTAAACTACAAGCTGGAAGGGTTCGAGACGGGCGCCGATGATTACCTGACCAAACCCGTTGAGATCCGGTTGCTCCTGGTGAAGATCAAAACCCACTTAAGGATCCGCGAGAAGCTGAAGGAAAAATACAGCCGCATCGTCACGCTTCAGCCGCAGGACCAGGAGGTCGAGAACCCCGACGATAAATTCCTTCAAAAATTGATGAGCGCCCTGGAAGAGAACATCACGAATGCAGAATTCAATGTCACGAAACTCGTGCGCGAGATCGGTATGAGCCGGCCGGTGCTTTTCCGCAAGGTCAAAATGCTTACCGGCCTCTCCGTGATCGACCTGATCCGCAATGTCCGGTTGAAAAAAGCGGAGATGCTGCTGAAGCAAAAGAAATTGAGCATCTCGGAAGTGGCCTTCACCGTGGGATTCAGCGACCCCAAATATTTCAGTAAGTCCTTCCGCAACCACTATGGAAAATCTCCGTCGGAATACATGGAAGAACTGAGTTGA
- the mscL gene encoding large conductance mechanosensitive channel protein MscL: MLKEFKEFALRGNVMDLAVGVIIGAAFGTIVNSVVNDLIMPLVGIVFKADFSNLYIPLSEKVIAAKAAEPQLSLAKAKELGPVFAWGNFLTVAINFMILAFIIFLMVKGMNAIKRKDATTTPAPPPTPPADVILLTEIRDLLKSKA; the protein is encoded by the coding sequence ATGCTGAAAGAATTCAAAGAATTTGCCCTCCGCGGAAACGTCATGGACCTGGCCGTCGGTGTCATCATCGGCGCTGCCTTCGGAACCATCGTCAATTCTGTTGTCAACGATCTCATTATGCCCCTGGTAGGCATTGTCTTCAAAGCTGACTTCAGCAACCTCTACATCCCGCTCAGCGAAAAAGTGATCGCCGCCAAAGCCGCCGAACCCCAGCTCTCGCTGGCCAAGGCAAAAGAGCTCGGGCCTGTTTTCGCCTGGGGCAACTTCCTCACCGTGGCCATCAACTTCATGATCCTGGCCTTCATTATTTTCCTGATGGTAAAAGGTATGAACGCCATCAAGCGCAAAGACGCGACTACAACACCCGCACCTCCTCCCACACCTCCGGCAGACGTGATATTGCTAACTGAAATCCGGGATTTGTTAAAGTCGAAAGCCTAG